The DNA segment TGACCCAGTGTGTCAATGAGAGCAACAAGATCATCAACTATGTTAAAACAGGTATAAGTTTGTGAGGAACTGGGTGCATCAGTATCGCCATAACCGCGTAAATCAGGAGCTACAGCTTTGTAACCAGAGGCAGCTAAAGAGAGAATTTGATGTCTCCATGAATACCAAAGCGATGGAAACCCATGAACCAATAATACCACTGGACCTTGCCCTTTCTCAGCTATGTGCATTCTGATTCCATTTACATCAACCATTCTATGGCTTATCCCCATATCCTCCATCTTCAGATATACGCTCTTCCTTCTCTAGATCTAAGTCTTTGTTCTGTGTGATTGTTCTTGTGGTTGAATGGATTGATGATGATTTATCCAGTTAAAATTGGATAGATTTGTAATTGTGCTTCATTCTGTTTTTCTGACATATTCACTGCACTTTCTGTTTCTTctcattttgttgttttcatcGTGTAAACAAAAGAACTTTTCGATGTAACCGATAACATTTAACAATAATACAATTCATCATCAGGAGCGAAATCATACATGTTTTATTGTGATGAATACTTAAGACTAGCACTTGAACTACACTTGTGTTTCTTACAGCATCAGGAGCGAAATCATAATAGAGAACAGGAGCCTACTGGATTAGACAGACCTGCACATTTTTTGAACTTCTTCAAGTAATTGATAATATGGCCGCTGATTTCATCTGCTCGTTCTTCCATTATGAAATGACCAACTCCTTTAAGTACGACTACCTCTTGCAGAAATGGTACGTCATTTTTCATTAAACCACTCTGTACATATTCCTTCACACCTGGAATATGATAGCTTAGATCCTGGTCTCCCACAATAAACTTAACTGGTACTTTTACTTGTCCTCCTGTCCATGGTGCAGTCAGTTCCCGTTTCTGCCAATTAACACGCCaagaaaaatttaagattaattGAAACTAAAGTTGACTGTCAGAATGGCTTAAGTTTGTAGGTACATACACATTCAGATTTCTGTAATAGTTAATTCCTCCAGTGAAGCCTGTCTTTTCGTATTTATCAGTGTAGTAGTGAATGTCTTCTATGGATAACCATGAAGGCAAGGTAATTGGACCTTCAGGTACGAACCCTTTGTCTCTAGGTATCTTAACAGGAGCTGGACTATGGTAGCTTAGAAATTTCCTAAGGACAGTTTCAGTGCCAACACGTGCGAATTCTCTTTCCATCTCTCCAGGCTCCTAAGACATAAAAGGGAATGAAAATAAGCAAAATATAGTATGCAACACAGCTTTCAAGTTTTCGAATAAAACTCAACCACAATTAAAGTGATAACAACATTGATTTGGAGCAAGTTGAGAAAATAGAATGGAACCTGAAAACGGATTATATAGTAGTCATCACCATAGATAGCTCGTAAAGTTTCAATTGGTCTATGCAAAGGGCTTCGAGGACTAAAAGCGAAACTTAGGTTCACCAGCGCCTCAACCCTGTCTGGCCTAAACAAGCAAAGGTACCAACTCATAATGGCACCCCAATCATGTCCTACTACAAACACCTGCAACAAAGAAAACATCAAAAAAACAATCTGATTAACGGCACGACAAAAAAGCTAATAATATTAAGGGAAAAATTATACAGGTATTTTAAATGTTGACCTTTTCTTGACCCAGGGTGTCAATGAGGGCAACAAGATCACCAACTATGTGGAAACATGTATAAGACTGTGCAGAAGTAGGTGCATCAGTATCGCCGTAACCGCGTAAATCAGGAGCTATAGCTCTGTAACCAGAAGCAGCTAAAGCGAGAATTTTGTGTCTCCATGAATACCAAAGTGATGGAAATCCATGAACTAGTAGTACTACTGGACCTTGCCCTTTTTCTGCTACATGCATCTTTATTCCATTTACATCAACTGTTCTGTGGTTTATCCCCATATCCTCCATTTACCGAAACTCTAATTTCTCTCTGGATCTCCCTGTGTTGTCGAATGAGTTGCGATGTGTTCTATATACACAGAATTCCGATGACTTTTGTAACGAGGAAGTTGGTGTTTTCCACGAAGTACACCCACACAAAGAGAATTCTTGTGAGTCTTACGCATGTTCCATGTTTCTTTTTCTGCTTTATGCTCCTTCTCTTCTCCCTCACTGACACACAGTTAAGTGGTGGGTATAGATACTTGTACTAGATGATGAAGTAAAGCTGGGGTTTGTTCAGGAAAAAAAGTCTGTACCGTAATGGACATAAAGATGTCGACTAGACATCTCTCATGGCCTATGGTGTAGACAGGTAGAATATAACCTTTTCCCAAATTTCTTTCTGGCTACACGAATAGCATGAATGATAAAGCTGTATTTCACTATCTTAAGAAAAAGCAACCAATGAagtaatctttcctttttctgttTCTCTGTAAAGGTATAGTGTTTGACTGTTTTCctttaaagagaaaaataatactccctccgtcccatatTAGTTGAGccatttgtagtttgcacaattattaaggcaAGAAAGGAAAGGGAGTATGTTTACGTATTTTTTACAAGTATGCCCTTATACATAATAATTTGTAAAATTTCGAAATGATttttctcttaaactataccacggtttttcataaactttataccgttgaaaagcattttaaaacacctacgtaacgaatataaacatagctatcaaattatacatatttcttataaaaaaataatgaattaaaagggtagttttagaaatatccccttgattagtgaaatagctcatctatttgtggacaaaatctaaaaccaattagCTCAACTAATGTTGGACAGAGGGATTAGGATATAGTTTCCACAAGATAATTTCCGAAATCTGTGTCCATTTATATATATCATATATGATCACAGATTGCTAACACATAACTGATATATATTGCACTAGAATTAACGAGAGGTATACATGGACAAGTTCTTTTATTACCTGGAAATGAAACCGAGCGATCGAACAAGAGTGATTATGACATAACTCAATTCGACAAGATGAAAGCTGCAAACCTCAAAATCTCTGGAAGAAATCAATGATATGGTTGCTGATTTCATCTGCCCTTTCCTCCATTATAAAGTGGCCAACCCCTTCAAGTACAACTACTTCTTGCAGAAATGGTACATCTTTTCTCATTCTACCGCTGTGTATATATTCCTTCACACCCGGAATATGATAGCTCAAATCTTGGTCTCCCACCATAAACTTGACTGGTACCTTCACTGGTACCCTTGTCCAAGATGCAGTCAAATCCCAGTTTCTGCCACTTACAAAACCAAAGCACAAGAAAGATTATTTCAAAAGAAAGCAAATTAAACCAGTAAATAAATATATTCAAAGATAAAAATTGCAGCATTGTAGGTGCACACATACACATTCATATTTCTGTAATAGTTAAAGGGTCCGGTGAAGCCTGATTTTTCAAATTTACTAGTGCAATAACAAATATCCTCCTACGATAACCATGACGGCAAGGTAGCTGGATGATCAGATGTGAACTTTAGGTGCCATAAGTGGAGCTGGTTTAATCTAACTAAGTATCTTTGTGAGAACAGGTTTAGTACCACTACTAGCACACTCAGCTTCCATCTCTCCAGGCTCCTACGAACACGATACAAAATTCGAAGACATGAATCAGTGTACCCAAAACAAAATATAGGAAGGAAATGATTGTCAGGGTGTTACAATTTTGATACTGAAAATCATTTCATTTTAACAATTCAAaggaaataactcaaaaattttgCAAGCAAAGCAAACATAATGAATTGATATTAAATCGAAGAAAATCGTGTAGTACCTGAAACCTAATCATGTAGTAATCATCACCATAAACAACTCTCATGGTCTCAATTGGCTTATACTTAGGGTTTCTAGGAGTAAATGCAACACTTAAATTCACCAAAGCTTAAACCTTATCTGGTCGAAACAAACAGAGACACCAACTCATGATCGCTCCCCAGTCATGCCCAACTACAAACACCTGcagtacaacaacaaaaaaatcaattttttcttcgAATTCCAtcacaaaatcaacaatttctccAAAATTAAAAGCCCCAAACCTTGTCTTGACCAAGGGCATCAATAAGAGCAATAAACTATGTGAAAACAGGTATAAGACTGTGGAGAAGTGGGTGCATCCGTATCGCCGTAACCGCGTAAATCAGGAACTACAGCTCTGTAACCAGAGAATTTGATGCCTCCATGAATACCAAAGTGATGGGAATCCATGAACCAGTAATACTACTGGACCTTCCCCTTTCTCTGATACATGCATTTTGATTCCGTTTACATCAATCATCCCATGGTTTATCCCCACATCCTCCATCTTCACAGCACTGGTTTATCTCTGTAAATTCATTTCTAAATCAACCTAATAAGAAATATCTTTGATACATAAAGACTGTGAAACTGTTACCGACAGCCACTAGAATTACTAACGGGGCCACTATGTtgtcaaaatgagttttttttttttgataacaagAAGAATATATTACTTAGGCAGTTTCAGGCACAGGAAGCCTTTGCAACAGAGAAGATATCCATGGAGTGTAATCCATGTATTCTTCTAGGAGAAGTTTCTCTCTTCTTACTCTTTTAGCTATACTATCAGCTAAATTATTGAAATCTCTTTTAACATGAGAGATTTTACATATTTTAAAAGTAGAAACTAAAGATTCAGTGTTTCTAATCAGATGATTATTCTCTCATCTGACAAACATATTATTAGAAGATATAGACTGCACAACCACTTCCGCATCAGCTATGAGTTGAACTTCAGAGATGTTGAGCTTCTTAATCCAACTGAGTGCTTCCAGGATGGCCATGCATTCTGCGGCTTCTGAGTCGATCACTCTGTCTGCATATGATCCTTTAACTCCATCAAAGGTACCTGCATAAGATATTAGCACCATACCAGTGCTAGAAGTAAATGTTAGATGGTCATAAGAGGCAtctacataaacttttgtaatatATTCTAGAGTAACAGGTATATCAGGACATAAAGGTTTAACAATCATCTTGTCCTTAGCAGAAAGTGAGAAATTCTGTAGATGGAAGTTAATCCTAGAAACTGTGGAAAGAGGGTTTAGAGATTTTTGTTGAAAAACATTTtcacatctttccttccatataacCCAGCAGCCAACCACTAAAGTTGTCCTCCAGAGATTGTTTGCTTCCCTTCCATTTGAGTGAGTAGAATTGAGTGTCAAAATGAGTATTATGGGGTATTCCTTGGCTTTAATGTGGTGAATTCGCTTAGCTTCCTAAAGAGTGGACCCGATTTGTTCATCATTTAAGTTAAGCGATGTTTCCGTTTACAAAATTACTTTATGATTCAAATTAGGCTAAGTGAAGCCTCTCTCCCATAGTAAGGTGCAACTGAATTCTCCTTTCGATTGGCTATATTTAAGCTATCGCCAAACGAAATATCTTTGATATATAAAGACTGTGAAATGTAACGTGCTTCATTTCACAAATAATGTAACGTACTTCATTTCACAAATatatgaatattaaaataatgtagAAAATTATGTATTAAGATAGTAGTTTCataatctatataaaggagaactctagcaactgggaaacttaatccccacacctccggtgtgatactagtttcataagctatagttgattctcctttaaccttaggtttttcacgaaaccctgtaggttaacgacttgaagacttaattcggattgtgaagccagaccccgactatttctttgtagttgcttgttccgatcttgttgttttctatcgtcattgagtactatcttttttaagatttgctcgagattttatctccgataggcaagattgaaaagtcctcacaaacaccttcgtctctc comes from the Papaver somniferum cultivar HN1 unplaced genomic scaffold, ASM357369v1 unplaced-scaffold_81, whole genome shotgun sequence genome and includes:
- the LOC113345557 gene encoding uncharacterized protein LOC113345557 isoform X2, translated to MEDMGINHRTVDVNGIKMHVAEKGQGPVVLLVHGFPSLWYSWRHKILALAASGYRAIAPDLRGYGDTDAPTSAQSYTCFHIVGDLVALIDTLGQEKVFVVGHDWGAIMSWYLCLFRPDRVEALVNLSFAFSPRSPLHRPIETLRAIYGDDYYIIRFQEPGEMEREFARVGTETVLRKFLSYHSPAPVKIPRDKGFVPEGPITLPSWLSIEDIHYYTDKYEKTGFTGGINYYRNLNVWELTAPWTGGQVKVPVKFIVGDQDLSYHIPGVKEYVQSGLMKNDVPFLQEVVVLKGVGHFIMEERADEISGHIINYLKKFKKCAGLSNPVGSCSLL
- the LOC113345557 gene encoding uncharacterized protein LOC113345557 isoform X1, producing the protein MEDMGINHRTVDVNGIKMHVAEKGQGPVVLLVHGFPSLWYSWRHKILALAASGYRAIAPDLRGYGDTDAPTSAQSYTCFHIVGDLVALIDTLGQEKVFVVGHDWGAIMSWYLCLFRPDRVEALVNLSFAFSPRSPLHRPIETLRAIYGDDYYIIRFQEPGEMEREFARVGTETVLRKFLSYHSPAPVKIPRDKGFVPEGPITLPSWLSIEDIHYYTDKYEKTGFTGGINYYRNLNVNGN